From Streptomyces sp. NBC_00683, one genomic window encodes:
- a CDS encoding L-rhamnose mutarotase has protein sequence MQRVCFLLKVREDRKDEYRERHAAVWPEMLAALSEAGWHNYSLFLREDGLLVGYLETEDFDAAREAMAATEVNARWQREMAEFFEQPEAPDEAMAPLTEVFHLA, from the coding sequence ATGCAGCGAGTCTGTTTTCTGCTGAAGGTCCGCGAGGACCGCAAGGACGAGTACCGCGAGCGGCACGCCGCGGTGTGGCCGGAGATGCTCGCCGCGCTGTCGGAGGCCGGCTGGCACAACTACTCGCTCTTCCTGCGCGAGGACGGTCTCCTCGTCGGCTACCTGGAGACGGAGGACTTCGACGCGGCACGTGAGGCGATGGCCGCGACCGAGGTCAACGCCCGGTGGCAGCGGGAGATGGCGGAGTTCTTCGAGCAGCCCGAGGCGCCGGACGAGGCGATGGCCCCGCTGACGGAGGTCTTCCACCTCGCCTAG
- the rhaS gene encoding rhamnose ABC transporter substrate-binding protein: protein MMLRNAAGRRAVATAATAVSLALALTACSGTTKDSKDTGGEKAAGSAKADPSAPLKKGLKIAFLPKQINNPYEKIVDEAGIAAAKEYGGTGKEVGPSDASASSQVSYINTLIQQRQDAILVAANDPNAVCGPLKQAMKKDIKVVAYDSDTAKDCRQLFINQASSEEIGRSLVQHLGEQLNYKGKVAILSATQNATNQNTWIEFMKEELKLPKYKGMELVKVAYGDDADQKSFQQTQGLMQAYPDLKGIISPTTVGIAAAARYLSDSSYKGKVVLNGLGTPNQMRKYVKDGTVEQFSLWNPEELGYLGSYAAAALASGQITGAEGEKFKAGKLGEYTIGKDGEVILGEPTVFDSKNIDEFDF from the coding sequence ATGATGCTCCGCAATGCCGCTGGGCGCCGCGCCGTCGCGACCGCCGCCACCGCCGTCTCCCTCGCGCTCGCCCTCACCGCCTGTTCCGGCACCACGAAGGACAGCAAGGACACCGGTGGCGAGAAGGCCGCCGGCTCCGCGAAGGCCGACCCGAGCGCACCGTTGAAGAAGGGCCTGAAGATCGCCTTCCTGCCCAAGCAGATCAACAACCCGTACGAGAAGATCGTCGACGAGGCGGGCATCGCCGCGGCGAAGGAGTACGGCGGCACGGGCAAGGAGGTCGGCCCGTCCGACGCCAGCGCCTCCTCGCAGGTCAGTTACATCAACACCCTGATCCAGCAGCGCCAGGACGCCATCCTCGTCGCGGCGAACGACCCCAACGCGGTGTGCGGCCCGCTCAAGCAGGCCATGAAGAAGGACATCAAGGTCGTCGCGTACGACTCCGACACGGCGAAGGACTGCCGTCAGCTCTTCATCAACCAGGCCAGCTCCGAGGAGATCGGCCGCAGCCTGGTCCAGCACCTCGGCGAGCAGCTGAACTACAAGGGCAAGGTCGCGATCCTCTCGGCCACCCAGAACGCGACCAACCAGAACACCTGGATCGAGTTCATGAAGGAGGAGCTCAAGCTCCCCAAGTACAAGGGCATGGAGCTCGTCAAGGTCGCGTACGGCGACGACGCGGACCAGAAGTCGTTCCAGCAGACGCAGGGCCTCATGCAGGCCTACCCCGACCTCAAGGGCATCATCTCGCCCACGACGGTCGGCATCGCCGCCGCGGCACGCTACCTGAGCGACTCCTCGTACAAGGGGAAGGTCGTCCTCAACGGCCTGGGGACGCCGAACCAGATGCGCAAGTACGTCAAGGACGGCACCGTCGAGCAGTTCTCGCTGTGGAACCCGGAGGAGCTCGGCTACCTCGGCTCGTACGCCGCCGCCGCCCTGGCGTCGGGTCAGATCACCGGCGCGGAGGGCGAGAAGTTCAAGGCGGGCAAGCTCGGCGAGTACACGATCGGCAAGGACGGCGAGGTCATCCTCGGCGAGCCCACGGTCTTCGACTCGAAGAACATCGACGAGTTCGACTTCTGA
- a CDS encoding ABC transporter permease: protein MTTAPEKQATQGSQGSKRTPRPPAGSLRSLALRWDTAVGVLLVAVLVVGLGSTEGFGSTENLAFAFNDIAEVAIIALPMTLLVVAGQVDLSVASMLGLGSALTGALWEAGWAFEMIVPVVLLVGVAGGLLNGWLVTRVGLPSLAVTIGTLALYRGLASVALGSDAVTDFPQTYADWAVDTTTVPGTFLTYPVLLFLVLAAVTAVVLHATGLGRSLFAIGAQEEAAYFAGIRVKRIKLLLFVVTGLFSAFAGVVFTLRYGSARADNGLGFEMLVIASVLLGGIDFDGGKGTLFGAVAGVLLIGVLKNLLTLNDIANEVQVIVTGLLLVASVLTPRVIATVVERRPRRAANTPASRSS, encoded by the coding sequence ATGACCACGGCGCCTGAAAAGCAGGCCACACAGGGCTCACAGGGCTCGAAGAGGACGCCCCGGCCCCCGGCCGGCTCCCTGCGGAGCCTCGCACTGCGCTGGGACACCGCCGTCGGCGTCCTGCTGGTGGCCGTCCTCGTCGTCGGCCTCGGCAGCACGGAGGGTTTCGGCTCGACGGAGAACCTGGCGTTCGCCTTCAACGACATCGCCGAAGTCGCCATCATCGCGCTCCCGATGACCCTCCTGGTCGTCGCCGGGCAGGTCGACCTGTCGGTCGCCTCCATGCTGGGCCTGGGCAGCGCGCTGACCGGTGCGCTGTGGGAGGCGGGCTGGGCCTTCGAGATGATCGTGCCGGTGGTGCTCCTGGTGGGCGTCGCCGGAGGCCTCCTCAACGGCTGGCTGGTCACCCGGGTGGGGCTGCCGTCCCTGGCCGTCACCATCGGCACCCTCGCGCTCTACCGCGGCCTCGCCTCCGTGGCCCTCGGCAGTGACGCGGTGACCGACTTCCCGCAGACGTACGCGGACTGGGCCGTCGACACCACGACCGTGCCCGGCACCTTCCTCACCTACCCGGTCCTGCTCTTCCTCGTGCTGGCCGCTGTGACCGCGGTGGTGCTGCACGCCACCGGCCTGGGCCGCTCGCTCTTCGCGATCGGAGCCCAGGAGGAGGCCGCGTACTTCGCCGGCATCCGGGTCAAGCGGATCAAGCTGCTTCTCTTCGTCGTGACCGGGCTGTTCTCCGCCTTCGCGGGTGTCGTCTTCACCCTCCGTTACGGAAGTGCCCGCGCGGACAACGGACTCGGCTTCGAGATGCTCGTCATCGCGTCCGTGCTGCTCGGCGGCATCGACTTCGACGGCGGGAAGGGCACGCTCTTCGGCGCGGTCGCCGGTGTCCTGCTGATCGGTGTCCTGAAGAACCTGCTCACCCTCAACGACATCGCCAACGAGGTGCAGGTCATCGTGACCGGCCTGCTGCTCGTGGCGTCCGTCCTCACCCCACGGGTCATCGCCACCGTCGTCGAACGACGGCCCAGGCGGGCCGCGAACACCCCCGCGTCCCGGTCGTCGTAA
- a CDS encoding ABC transporter permease: MTTTIESPPDTAKAPERSAASLVDTVFRAREISIAGALVLLILGTYLANPRFLSDQGIKDLLLNASILVLLAVGQSAVVITRNIDLSVGSVVGLSAFACGKFVAGSDHGVLTVMLLGIAIGVVCGLVSGALVSFGKVPALVVTLGMLYIIQGVDYWWAQGEQISASDVPDAVLGLGSGSFLGVPYLPLIALVLLAATAYFMRSYRSGRELYAIGSSPEAARLAGIPIRRRVLAAYAFSGAVAGFAGALWLARFGTVVADNAHGWELTVVSAVVVGGVAITGGTGSVWGAALGALLLTTIGSVLVVLKVDSFWQGAITGALLLLAISVDRIVNLRMTAALRKRSARS; encoded by the coding sequence ATGACCACCACCATCGAGAGTCCTCCGGACACGGCGAAGGCCCCGGAACGGAGCGCCGCCTCCCTCGTGGACACCGTCTTCCGGGCCCGCGAGATCTCCATCGCCGGGGCGCTGGTCCTGCTGATCCTCGGCACCTATCTGGCCAACCCGCGCTTCCTGTCCGACCAGGGCATCAAGGACCTGCTGCTCAACGCCTCGATCCTGGTGCTGCTCGCGGTCGGCCAGTCCGCAGTGGTGATCACCCGCAACATCGACCTGTCGGTCGGCTCCGTCGTGGGCCTCTCCGCCTTCGCCTGCGGCAAGTTCGTCGCGGGAAGCGACCACGGCGTGCTGACCGTGATGCTGCTCGGCATCGCCATCGGTGTGGTCTGCGGACTGGTCTCCGGGGCCCTCGTCAGCTTCGGCAAGGTCCCCGCGCTCGTCGTGACCCTGGGGATGCTCTACATCATCCAGGGCGTCGACTACTGGTGGGCGCAGGGCGAGCAGATCAGTGCCTCCGATGTGCCGGACGCCGTTCTGGGGCTGGGCAGCGGAAGCTTCCTGGGGGTGCCGTACCTGCCGCTGATCGCCCTCGTACTGCTCGCCGCGACCGCGTACTTCATGCGCAGCTACCGCTCGGGGCGTGAGCTGTACGCGATCGGTTCGAGCCCCGAGGCCGCCCGCCTCGCCGGTATCCCGATCCGCCGCCGGGTGCTCGCCGCGTACGCGTTCTCCGGTGCCGTCGCCGGCTTCGCGGGTGCCCTGTGGCTGGCCCGCTTCGGCACCGTCGTCGCGGACAACGCTCACGGCTGGGAACTGACCGTCGTCAGCGCCGTCGTCGTCGGCGGTGTCGCCATCACCGGCGGTACCGGCAGCGTCTGGGGCGCCGCGCTCGGCGCCCTGCTGCTCACCACCATCGGCAGCGTCCTGGTCGTGCTGAAGGTGGACTCCTTCTGGCAGGGCGCCATCACCGGTGCGCTCCTCCTGCTGGCCATCAGCGTCGACCGGATCGTGAACCTGCGGATGACCGCCGCACTGAGGAAGAGGAGCGCCCGTTCATGA
- a CDS encoding sugar ABC transporter ATP-binding protein, whose protein sequence is MNQSAPDPAPVLALKGVSKSFGAVRALQDVSLQLFPGEAHALAGENGAGKSTLIKALAGVHRPDSGEVQLDGRPVVFHGPADARDAGIAVIYQEPTLFPDLSIAENIFMGRQPRRTLGRIDRRAVHATTAGLMRRLGVDLAPDRPARGLSIADQQIVEIAKALSFDARVLIMDEPTAALTGSETARLFSVVQTLRAEGAAVLFISHRLDEIFELCQRVTTLRDGRWISSEPLEGLTEDDLVRRMVGRDLDDLYPKQDAEVGEVALSVHRLTREGVFRDVSFDVRRGEIVALAGLVGAGRTEVAQAVFGVDRADAGEVKVGGTVLRPGSPTAAMAAGIALVPEDRRQRGLVMDMSIERNIGLTGLDEVRKRGLVSRALEHDRAADWAVRLQLKYNRLADTVGVLSGGNQQKVVLAKWLATGPAVLIVDEPTRGIDVGTKAEVHRLLSSLAADGLAVLMISSDLPEVIGMADRVLVMHEGRLVAEIPRESATEESVMAAATGRNERAAA, encoded by the coding sequence ATGAACCAGTCCGCCCCTGACCCGGCCCCGGTCCTGGCCCTGAAGGGCGTGAGCAAGTCCTTCGGTGCCGTACGGGCCCTGCAGGACGTTTCCCTGCAGTTGTTCCCCGGCGAGGCACACGCACTCGCCGGGGAGAACGGCGCAGGCAAGTCGACCCTGATCAAGGCCCTCGCCGGGGTCCACCGCCCGGACAGCGGCGAGGTGCAGCTCGACGGGCGGCCCGTCGTCTTCCACGGCCCCGCCGACGCCCGGGACGCCGGCATCGCGGTCATCTACCAGGAGCCGACGCTCTTCCCCGACCTGTCGATCGCCGAGAACATCTTCATGGGCCGCCAGCCGCGGCGGACGCTGGGCCGCATCGACCGCAGGGCCGTGCACGCCACCACCGCCGGGCTGATGCGCCGGCTCGGTGTCGATCTGGCCCCCGATCGGCCGGCCCGGGGGCTGTCGATCGCCGACCAGCAGATCGTCGAGATCGCCAAGGCGCTCTCCTTCGACGCCCGCGTCCTGATCATGGACGAGCCGACCGCCGCCCTGACCGGCAGCGAGACGGCCCGGCTCTTCTCCGTCGTGCAGACGCTGCGCGCCGAGGGCGCGGCGGTGCTGTTCATCTCGCACCGGCTCGACGAGATATTCGAGCTGTGCCAGCGCGTCACGACGCTGCGCGACGGCAGGTGGATCTCCTCGGAGCCGCTGGAGGGGCTGACCGAGGACGACCTGGTGCGCAGGATGGTCGGCCGTGACCTCGACGACCTCTACCCCAAGCAGGACGCGGAGGTCGGCGAGGTCGCCCTGTCGGTGCACCGGCTGACCCGCGAGGGCGTCTTCCGTGATGTGTCCTTCGACGTCCGCCGCGGCGAGATCGTCGCGCTCGCCGGGCTCGTCGGCGCCGGGCGCACCGAGGTCGCGCAGGCGGTGTTCGGCGTGGACCGTGCCGACGCGGGCGAGGTGAAGGTGGGCGGCACGGTGCTGCGGCCCGGTTCACCGACCGCCGCGATGGCCGCCGGGATCGCGCTCGTACCCGAGGACCGGCGGCAGCGCGGGCTGGTCATGGATATGTCGATCGAGCGCAACATCGGCCTCACCGGCCTGGACGAGGTCCGTAAGCGAGGGCTCGTCAGCCGGGCCCTGGAGCACGACCGGGCAGCCGACTGGGCGGTGCGCCTCCAGCTCAAGTACAACCGGCTGGCCGACACCGTGGGTGTGCTGTCCGGCGGCAACCAGCAGAAGGTCGTGCTGGCCAAGTGGCTGGCGACCGGCCCGGCCGTGCTGATCGTCGACGAACCGACCCGCGGAATCGATGTCGGCACCAAGGCCGAGGTGCACCGCCTGCTGTCCTCGCTCGCGGCGGACGGCCTCGCCGTACTGATGATCTCCTCCGACCTGCCGGAGGTGATCGGCATGGCCGACCGGGTGCTCGTGATGCACGAGGGCCGGCTCGTCGCCGAGATCCCGCGCGAGAGCGCCACCGAGGAGTCGGTCATGGCGGCGGCCACCGGACGCAACGAGAGGGCAGCGGCATGA
- a CDS encoding GNAT family N-acetyltransferase, which produces MQVRTVNGAGVPAYADGIRRVYADVFSAPPWNEDPAAAASYAERLASDAERPGFTAALALDAGTVTGFATAWTTPDPFPGDRSYGHVAEALGPDRVAEWLCGAVEVDELAVGPAARGAGLGAALLAAVTEAAPDGRCWLLTSVRAEDTLRFYRRAGWHQIPAPVPGRAGLVVLLGPQHPAGIRTTG; this is translated from the coding sequence ATGCAGGTCAGGACCGTGAACGGCGCGGGTGTCCCGGCGTACGCCGACGGGATACGGCGCGTGTACGCGGACGTGTTCTCGGCGCCCCCGTGGAACGAGGACCCCGCGGCGGCCGCGTCGTACGCCGAGCGCCTCGCCAGCGATGCGGAGCGACCGGGATTCACCGCCGCGCTCGCCCTGGACGCCGGCACCGTGACCGGCTTCGCCACCGCCTGGACCACGCCCGATCCCTTCCCGGGCGACCGCAGCTACGGGCACGTCGCCGAAGCCCTCGGGCCCGACCGGGTCGCGGAGTGGCTGTGCGGGGCAGTCGAGGTGGACGAACTGGCCGTCGGCCCCGCGGCGCGCGGCGCCGGGCTGGGCGCGGCGCTGCTGGCAGCAGTCACCGAGGCGGCCCCCGACGGACGGTGCTGGCTGCTCACCTCGGTCCGGGCCGAGGACACGCTGCGCTTCTACCGACGCGCCGGCTGGCATCAGATCCCCGCACCCGTTCCGGGCAGGGCGGGACTTGTCGTGCTGCTGGGGCCGCAGCATCCGGCCGGCATCCGCACCACCGGCTGA
- a CDS encoding phosphoribosyltransferase family protein, whose translation MQFTDRTDAGRRLAQALGHLETRRPVVLGLPRGGVPVAFEVAQFLGAPLDVIVVRKLGVPYHPELGFGAIGEGGVRVISDEIVRHAGVREKDLVSVERAEEAELVRRARTYRDGRPRLPLEGRAVIVVDDGVATGATARAACQVVRAQGAAYVVLAVPVASPDVADRLRSEVDEVVCLSTPQLFSAVGEWYRDFSQTSDEEVVSLLARTPEGRGSSEQVEVDAGGIGLAGDLVLPDGTAAVVVFAHGSGSSRHSPRNRSVATALNRAGLGTLLFDLLTPGEETYRANVFDIGLLAGRLAGATEWLRRRVSVPVGSFGASTGAAAALRAAAAADSGIGAVVSRGGRPDLAGADLSGVRAPTLLIVGGNDTTVIDLNRQAQAALSCENRLEIVPGATHLFEEPGALGLVADLAQDWFTTHLVPQAG comes from the coding sequence GTGCAGTTCACCGACCGCACGGACGCCGGGCGGCGGCTCGCCCAGGCGCTCGGACACCTGGAGACGCGTCGGCCCGTCGTCCTGGGACTGCCCCGGGGCGGGGTCCCGGTGGCATTCGAAGTGGCGCAGTTCCTCGGTGCCCCGCTCGATGTGATCGTGGTCCGCAAGCTGGGGGTCCCGTACCACCCGGAGCTGGGCTTCGGTGCCATCGGCGAGGGCGGGGTCAGGGTCATCAGCGACGAGATCGTCCGGCACGCCGGGGTCCGCGAGAAGGACCTGGTGTCGGTCGAGCGCGCCGAGGAGGCGGAGCTCGTACGGCGGGCGCGGACGTACCGGGACGGCCGGCCGCGCCTCCCGCTGGAGGGCCGGGCGGTGATCGTCGTGGACGACGGGGTCGCCACCGGCGCGACCGCGCGGGCCGCGTGCCAGGTGGTGCGGGCACAGGGAGCCGCCTATGTCGTGCTCGCCGTTCCGGTGGCATCTCCTGATGTGGCCGACCGGCTGCGCTCCGAGGTGGACGAGGTCGTGTGCCTGTCCACGCCTCAGCTCTTCTCCGCTGTCGGTGAGTGGTACCGGGACTTCTCCCAGACCTCCGACGAGGAGGTCGTCTCCCTGCTGGCGCGAACCCCCGAGGGCCGCGGTTCCTCCGAACAGGTCGAGGTGGACGCGGGCGGCATCGGGCTCGCCGGGGATCTCGTACTCCCGGACGGCACCGCGGCGGTTGTGGTGTTCGCCCACGGCTCCGGCAGCAGCCGTCACAGTCCACGCAACCGCTCCGTGGCCACGGCCCTGAACCGGGCCGGCCTCGGCACCCTGCTCTTCGACCTCCTGACGCCGGGGGAGGAAACGTACCGGGCCAACGTCTTCGACATCGGGCTGCTGGCCGGGAGGCTGGCGGGTGCCACCGAGTGGCTGCGGCGCCGGGTGTCCGTACCGGTCGGGTCCTTCGGGGCGAGCACCGGGGCGGCGGCGGCGCTGCGGGCCGCCGCCGCGGCCGACTCCGGCATCGGCGCCGTGGTCTCCCGCGGCGGGCGCCCCGACCTCGCGGGGGCGGACCTGTCCGGGGTGCGGGCGCCGACGCTGCTCATCGTGGGCGGCAACGACACCACGGTGATCGATCTGAACCGGCAGGCGCAGGCGGCACTGTCCTGCGAGAACCGGCTGGAGATCGTCCCGGGCGCCACCCACCTCTTCGAGGAACCGGGCGCGCTGGGCCTGGTGGCGGATCTGGCCCAGGACTGGTTCACCACGCACCTGGTGCCCCAGGCCGGTTAG
- a CDS encoding HAD-IIA family hydrolase: protein MERIGAVLIDIDGVLTVSWEPLPGAVEAMEQLRAAEIPLALVTNNTSRTRAGIAEQLAGSGFPVSADDILTAPAVTAAYLREHHPEARCLLINTGDVRDDLSGVTLVEEEDSEGAVPDVIVLGGAGAAFTYEALNRAFRHVQQGARLVAMHRNLYWRTAGGLDLDTGAFLYGLERAARTEAEITGKPAGAFFEAALDHLGADPSESLMVGDDIESDVLAAQRGGITGVLVRTGKYLPETHAAADGTPDHVLDSFADVPALVERLVHA from the coding sequence ATGGAACGAATCGGAGCGGTCCTGATCGACATCGACGGCGTACTCACGGTGTCCTGGGAGCCGTTGCCCGGTGCCGTGGAGGCCATGGAGCAGCTGAGGGCTGCGGAAATCCCTCTGGCACTGGTCACCAACAACACCTCACGGACACGCGCCGGGATCGCCGAACAGCTGGCCGGGTCGGGCTTCCCCGTCAGCGCCGACGACATCCTCACCGCCCCGGCGGTGACCGCCGCGTATCTGCGCGAGCACCACCCCGAGGCCCGCTGCCTGCTGATCAACACCGGCGACGTACGGGACGACCTGTCGGGCGTGACGCTCGTCGAGGAGGAGGACAGCGAGGGCGCCGTACCGGACGTCATCGTCCTCGGCGGAGCCGGCGCCGCGTTCACGTACGAGGCACTCAACCGCGCCTTCCGCCACGTACAGCAGGGCGCCCGGCTCGTGGCCATGCACCGGAACCTGTACTGGCGCACCGCCGGCGGGCTCGACCTCGACACCGGGGCGTTCCTCTACGGTCTGGAGCGGGCGGCCCGCACGGAGGCGGAGATCACCGGCAAGCCCGCCGGGGCGTTCTTCGAAGCCGCCCTCGACCACCTCGGCGCCGACCCGTCCGAGTCGCTGATGGTGGGCGACGACATCGAGTCGGACGTGCTGGCGGCCCAGCGCGGCGGAATCACCGGCGTGCTGGTCAGGACAGGCAAGTACCTGCCCGAGACCCACGCGGCAGCGGACGGCACCCCGGACCACGTCCTCGACTCCTTCGCGGACGTGCCCGCGCTGGTGGAACGGCTGGTGCACGCCTGA
- a CDS encoding LppU/SCO3897 family protein, translating to MPALRATIRGHQGFLIVMRFLKVRGHFCRTCGIATHREMSTKTLWQGWWGIASFVIAPVTLISNLVARFRFGRMTPPADGLRPPLDPRKPVIRRVEAFGVLAPFLIVGFFAIAAELDDSANTARVGECVRVSGTESAPEVAVVDCGSAEAEFKVAERHEGSDARCDRTNFSEYAEYGGRDSFTLCLAPLD from the coding sequence ATGCCGGCGCTCAGAGCCACGATCCGGGGCCATCAGGGCTTTCTCATCGTCATGCGGTTCCTCAAGGTGCGGGGTCACTTCTGTCGCACCTGCGGCATCGCCACGCACCGTGAGATGAGCACCAAGACGCTGTGGCAGGGGTGGTGGGGCATCGCCTCCTTCGTCATCGCCCCGGTCACCCTGATCTCCAACCTCGTCGCTCGCTTTCGCTTCGGCCGGATGACGCCTCCCGCCGACGGCCTGCGACCTCCGCTCGACCCCAGAAAGCCGGTCATACGACGTGTCGAGGCGTTTGGCGTCCTCGCGCCGTTCCTCATCGTCGGGTTCTTCGCGATCGCCGCGGAGCTGGACGACAGCGCGAACACCGCCAGGGTCGGTGAGTGCGTGCGCGTCAGCGGAACGGAAAGCGCTCCTGAAGTCGCTGTTGTCGACTGCGGTTCGGCCGAGGCGGAGTTCAAGGTTGCGGAGCGGCACGAGGGCAGTGATGCCCGCTGCGACCGCACCAACTTTTCCGAGTACGCCGAGTACGGAGGCCGAGACAGCTTCACCCTGTGCCTCGCTCCGCTCGACTGA
- a CDS encoding alpha/beta hydrolase: MQFTSEQRLDDGVLEREFTLGEIPGILWTPASAPASASAPAPLILLGHPPLGLHRMYPRLAGRARQAVADGFAAATIELPGSGDRPRWAAAEQARADLRRVMEAGEPVNDEIIDALVLPLVEKSVPEWQAALDALLSLPEIGGPVGYSGGVISIGVRLAVVEPRIVAACFFAGSFVPRAMFEEARRVTIPLHVLLQWDDEGNDRQAALDLFDAFGSEEKTLQANMGGHTGVPQFAGDDAARFFARHLK; this comes from the coding sequence ATGCAATTCACTTCCGAACAGCGCCTCGACGACGGCGTCCTCGAACGCGAATTCACCCTCGGTGAGATCCCCGGCATCCTGTGGACGCCCGCGTCCGCGCCCGCATCCGCCTCCGCACCGGCGCCCTTGATCCTTCTCGGCCATCCCCCGCTCGGACTGCACAGGATGTACCCCCGGCTGGCGGGACGGGCCCGGCAGGCCGTGGCGGATGGCTTCGCCGCCGCCACCATCGAACTCCCCGGGAGCGGCGACCGGCCCCGTTGGGCCGCCGCCGAGCAGGCCCGCGCCGACCTGCGCCGGGTCATGGAAGCCGGCGAGCCGGTCAACGACGAGATCATCGACGCCCTCGTCCTCCCGCTCGTCGAAAAGTCGGTCCCGGAATGGCAGGCCGCCCTGGACGCCCTCCTGTCGCTGCCGGAGATCGGCGGCCCGGTCGGGTACTCGGGGGGAGTGATCTCCATCGGCGTCCGGCTTGCGGTGGTCGAGCCGCGCATCGTCGCCGCCTGCTTCTTTGCCGGGAGTTTTGTGCCTCGCGCCATGTTCGAGGAGGCCCGCCGGGTCACCATTCCGCTGCATGTCCTGCTGCAGTGGGACGACGAAGGGAACGACCGGCAGGCGGCCCTGGACCTGTTCGACGCCTTCGGCTCCGAGGAGAAGACGCTGCAAGCCAACATGGGCGGGCACACCGGCGTCCCGCAGTTCGCGGGGGACGATGCGGCCCGGTTCTTCGCCCGTCACCTGAAGTGA
- a CDS encoding TetR/AcrR family transcriptional regulator C-terminal domain-containing protein: MTDPVPSSVWTRPRPEPRRRAPGVDQYVAAALAVADAEGLAAVSMRRVAGDLGSGTATLYRYITNRDELVDLMVDAAQGEDPLPESTEDWRAGLGAVAHASRATLLRHPWLAGELTGRPALGPNSLRRSESALRAAVALTPDITLASQALGAVHAYVLGSVAAQQALRRAEQRTGLSEEEWQRNVGPYISEVLAAGKHPMLARRVHEAEEPDPDVEFAFGLDCVLDGLAARLGR; encoded by the coding sequence ATGACCGACCCCGTTCCCTCGTCGGTGTGGACCCGGCCGCGCCCCGAACCGCGGCGACGCGCGCCCGGGGTGGACCAGTACGTGGCCGCCGCGCTGGCCGTCGCGGACGCGGAGGGACTGGCGGCGGTGTCGATGCGTCGGGTCGCGGGTGATCTCGGTTCCGGGACCGCCACGCTCTACCGGTACATCACCAACCGCGACGAGCTGGTGGACCTGATGGTCGACGCGGCGCAGGGCGAGGATCCGCTGCCCGAGTCCACCGAGGACTGGCGTGCCGGTCTGGGGGCGGTCGCGCACGCGTCGCGTGCGACGCTGCTGCGGCATCCCTGGCTGGCGGGTGAACTGACGGGGAGGCCCGCGCTCGGCCCCAACTCGCTTCGGCGGTCCGAGTCCGCGCTGCGCGCCGCCGTCGCGCTCACGCCCGACATCACCCTGGCCTCGCAGGCGCTCGGCGCCGTGCACGCGTACGTACTGGGTTCGGTCGCCGCCCAGCAGGCCCTTCGACGCGCGGAACAGCGCACCGGGCTCAGCGAGGAGGAGTGGCAGCGCAACGTCGGGCCCTACATCAGCGAGGTCCTCGCGGCGGGGAAACACCCGATGCTCGCCCGCCGCGTCCACGAAGCCGAGGAACCCGACCCCGACGTCGAGTTCGCCTTCGGCCTGGACTGCGTGCTCGACGGGCTCGCGGCCCGGCTGGGTCGCTGA